The following are encoded together in the Neomonachus schauinslandi chromosome 15, ASM220157v2, whole genome shotgun sequence genome:
- the OTOP2 gene encoding proton channel OTOP2 yields the protein MSEESAPGPKESPLAARQAGSREVWKKGGRLLSVLLAVNVLLLACTLISGGAFNKVAVYDTDVFALLTTMMLLASLWILFYLLRTVRCPDAVPYRDAHAGPVWLRGGLVLFGICTLVMDVFKTGYYSSFFECQSAIKILHPLTQAVFVVVQTYFLWVSSKDCIHVHLDLTRCGLMFTLTTNLAIWMAAVVDESVHQTHSYDSSHSNASHLHLAPDRESGSSVGGDCSCNTAICQIFQQGYFYLYPFNIEYSLFASTMLYVMWKNVGRLLASSTHSHGHTPSRVSLFRETLFGGPILGLMLFVVGLAVFIIYEVQVSGEGGRTQQALVIYYSFNIICLGLMTLVSLSGSVIYRFDRRAMDHHKNPTRTLDVALLMGAALGQYVISYYSIVAVVVGTPRDLLGVLNLAHALLMIAQHTFQNVFIIESLHRGPPGAEPHDTTPKEPCHGLTFANVDALHTLPACPPTPRVVGTNPVGPQEAMAIILAPRGHWRRRCLKDISLFLLLCNVILWIMPAFGARPHFSNTVEVDFYGYSLWAAIVNICLPFGIFYRMHAVSSLLEVYVLS from the exons ATGTCCGAGGAGTCGGCCCCGGGCCCCAAGGAGAGCCCGCTGGCTGCGCGGCAGGCAGGCTCCCGCGAGGTGTGGAAGAAGGGCGGCCGGCTGCTGTCCGTGCTGCTGGCCGTGAACGTGCTGCTTCTCGCCTGCACGCTCATCAGTGGCGGCGCCTTCAACAAGGTAGCGGTGTATGACACCGACGTGTTCGCGCTGCTCACCACCATGATGCTGCTCGCCTCCCTCTGGATCCTCTTCTACCTCCTCCGGACCGTGCGCTGCCCCGACGCCGTCCCCTACCGGGACGCGCACGCCGGCCCCGTCTGGCTCCGAG GTGGACTGGTGCTGTTTGGGATCTGCACTCTTGTCATGGATGTCTTCAAGACTGGCTACTACTCCAGTTTCTTTGAGTGCCAGTCGGCCATCAAGATCCTGCACCCTCTCACCCAGGCTGTGTTTGTCGTCGtccag ACTTACTTTCTCTGGGTCTCCTCTAAAGACTGCATTCACGTCCATCTGGATCTGACCCG GTGTGGTCTCATGTTCACCCTCACCACCAACCTGGCCATCTGGATGGCTGCCGTAGTGGACGAGTCCGTGCACCAGACCCACTCCTATGATAGTTCCCACAGCAACGCTAGCCACCTTCACCTCGCTCCTGACCGTGAGT CAGGCAGCTCGGTGGGAGGAGACTGTTCCTGCAACACAGCCATCTGCCAGATCTTCCAGCAGGGCTACTTCTACCTGTATCCCTTCAACATTGAGTATAGCCTGTTTGCTTCCACCATGCTGTATGTCATGTGGAAGAATGTGGGTAGGCTGCTGGCCTCCTCCACCCACAGCCACGGCCACACACCATCCCGGGTCAGCCTCTTCCGGGAGACCCTTTTCGGTGGCCCAATCCTGGGCCTGATGCTCTTCGTGGTGGGGCTGGCCGTCTTCATCATCTATGAGGTCCaagtgagtggggaggggggccgcACCCAGCAGGCCCTGGTCATCTACTACAGCTTCAACATCATCTGTCTGGGGCTCATGACCTTGGTCAGCTTGAGTGGTTCAGTCATCTACCGTTTTGATCGCCGGGCCATGGATCACCATAAGAACCCCACTCGAACGCTGGATGTGGCACTGCTGATGGGTGCTGCCCTGGGCCAGTATGTGATCTCGTACTACTCTATCGTAGCCGTGGTGGTGGGCACACCCAGGGACCTACTGGGGGTGCTCAACCTAGCCCACGCTCTGCTCATGATTGCCCAGCACACCTTCCAGAATGTATTCATCATTGAGAGCCTCCACCGGGGACCACCCGGGGCTGAACCTCATGATACCACCCCCAAAGAGCCCTGCCATGGCCTTACCTTTGCCAACGTGGATGCCCTCCACACCTTGCCTGCCTGCCCACCCACTCCCAGGGTGGTTGGCACCAACCCAGTGGGCCCTCAGGAAGCAATGGCCATCATCTTGGCCCCCAGGGGCCACTGGAGACGCCGGTGCCTGAAGGacatttctctgtttctcctgcTCTGCAATGTCATT
- the USH1G gene encoding Usher syndrome type-1G protein: MNDQYHRAARDGYLELLKEATRKELNAPDEDGMTPTLWAAYHGNLESLRLIVSRGGDPDKCDIWGNTPLHLAASNGHLHCLSFLVSFGANIWCLDNDYHTPLDMAAMKGHMECVRYLDSIAAKQSSLNPKLVGKLKDKAFREAERRIRECAKMQRKHHERMERRYRRELAERSDALSFSSLTSSTLSRRLQHLALGSHLPYSQATLHGTARGKAKIQRKLERRKQGGEGTFKISEDGRKSVRSLSGLQLGSDVMFVRQGTYANPKEWGRSPLRDMFLSDEDSVSRATLAAEPAHSEVSTDSGHDSLFTRPGLGTMVFRRNYLSSGLLGLGREDGALDGGGAPQGRRQSSPSLDDDSLGSASSLQDRSCGKELPWDELDLGLDEDLEPETSPLEAFLASLHMEDFASLLRQEKIDLEALMLCSDLDLRSISVPLGPRKKLLGAVRRRRRALERPPALEDTEL, from the exons ATGAACGACCAGTACCACCGGGCGGCCCGGGACGGCTACCTGGAGCTCCTCAAAGAGGCCACCAGGAAGGAGCTGAACGCCCCGGATGAGGATGGCATGACTCCCACCCTCTGGGCTGCCTACCATGGTAACCTGGAGTCGCTGCGTCTCATCGTGAGCCGAGG GGGTGACCCAGACAAGTGCGACATCTGGGGCAACACGCCCCTGCACCTGGCAGCTTCCAATGGCCACCTGCACTGCCTCTCCTTCCTGGTGTCCTTCGGGGCCAACATCTGGTGCCTGGACAACGACTACCACACGCCGCTGGACATGGCCGCCATGAAGGGCCACATGGAGTGCGTGCGCTACCTGGACTCCATCGCGGCCAAGCAGAGCAGCCTCAACCCCAAGCTGGTGGGCAAGCTGAAGGACAAGGCCTTCCGCGAGGCGGAGCGGCGCATCCGCGAGTGCGCCAAGATGCAGCGCAAGCACCACGAGCGCATGGAGCGGCGCTACCGCCGCGAGCTGGCCGAGCGCTCGGACGCGCTCAGCTTCTCCAGCCTCACGTCCAGCACCCTGAGCCGCCGGCTGCAGCACCTGGCGCTGGGCAGCCACTTGCCCTACTCGCAGGCCACGCTGCACGGCACGGCCAGGGGCAAGGCCAAGATCCAGCGGAAGCTGGAGCGGCGCAAGCAGGGCGGCGAGGGCACCTTCAAGATCTCCGAGGACGGCCGCAAGAGCGTGCGCTCGCTCTCGGGCCTGCAGCTGGGCAGCGACGTGATGTTCGTGCGCCAGGGCACCTACGCCAACCCCAAGGAGTGGGGCCGCTCCCCGCTCCGGGACATGTTCCTCTCGGACGAGGACAGCGTCTCCCGTGCCACGCTGGCGGCCGAGCCGGCCCACTCGGAAGTCAGCACCGACTCAGGCCACGACTCCCTGTTTACCCGCCCCGGCCTGGGCACCATGGTGTTCCGCAGGAACTACTTGAGCAGCGGGCTGCTCGGCCTGGGCCGCGAGGACGGGGCGCTGGACGGCGGCGGCGCCCCGCAAGGCCGGCGGCAGAGCTCCCCCAGCCTGGACGACGACAGCCTGGGCAGTGCCAGCAGCCTGCAGGACCGCAGCTGCGGGAAGGAGCTGCCCTGGGACGAGCTGGACTTGGGCCTGGATGAGGACCTGGAGCCCGAGACGAGCCCGCTGGAGGCCTTCCTGGCTTCCCTGCACATGGAGGACTTCGCCTCCCTCCTGCGGCAGGAGAAGATTGACCTGGAGGCCCTGATGCTGTGCTCCGACCTTGACCTCCGCAGCATCAGCGTCCCCCTGGGGCCCCGCAAGAAGCTTCTGGGGGccgtgaggaggaggaggcgggcGCTAGAGCGCCCGCCCGCCCTGGAAGACACTGAGTTGTGA